In Tsuneonella sp. CC-YZS046, the genomic window AACAGGGTGATCGCCGGCACGCGCAGACCCTCCATCGGCATGTAAAAGGGATACCGATTGTCGCGGTCGGATGGCGACAGGTCCGGCGTTTCTTCGGCAGCGGAAGCCTCGCCTGGCCCCGCGAAGCCGACTGCCGCCGCCATTGCCAGGCCCAGGATGAATCGCGATCGATAAGCCGCCGGCATCGACATCTCCTTCTTACCAGATGGCCCGCCGACACTGCCGATGAAAGGTGAACGAATGGCTGCCGTCGCGGACATCGGCATCGCTTCGCTCGACCGGGACAGGCGCAGGCGGACATGCGGACATCGTCCACCATGCCACCGGACAGGGCGTGAAGGAACTGCGATCCCGATCGCGCGCGCAGTCGGGCACGATCCAAAGTGGCGCGGAGGAGCAGAAGACCCCGGCCTGCCTCTCCGCGCCTGAGGCGTCCGCCCAGCGGACGCCCCACCCCATCAAAAGCCCGCGCGCAATCCGAACACGAAGTTGCGGCCGCGCAGGGGCGATGCGTTCTTGATGAACGAGGCATGGTTGAAGGCCAGCTCATTGGCCAGATTGGTGCCGCGCAGGAAAAGCTCGACATTGGCGCTGGGGCCAAGTTCGAGCTTGTAGGCCAGCGTCGCGTTGAGCATGTCATAGCCCGAGGTGCGGGTCTCGAAGGCCGCGATCCTGTCCTGCTCGAAGACGTGATAATATTCGACGTCGGCCGACAGCGGCCCCCATTTGCCGTCCACGCGCACGCCGAGCCGGGCAGCCGGAATGCGCGGCAAATTGCCCAGCCCGCTCTTGAACCTGGCGCGGACATAATCGCCGAACGCCGACACGGCGAAATCGGGCGTGAACTGGTGCCGGATCTCGCCGTCGATGCCGGTGAATTTGGCATCGGCCGCCGTGTAGCGGATCAGGCGGAAGTCCTCGAACTGGTCGAGCGTGTCGGCGAAGATGTAATCGTCGAAATCCTGATGATAGGCCCCGATGGTGAAGGTCGTGGCCCCCGCCGTCTTGCGGAAGGTGAGGTCGATCGACTTGGCCGTTTCCTTGCCGAGCGTCGCCGTGCCAAGCTCGTAGGTGTTGGTCGCGAGGTGGACGCCGCGGGCATAGAGTTCCTGCACATTGGGCGCGCGCTGCGAGCGGGCGAGCGACAACGCCAGCGAATAGTCGCCATCGATATCCCACACCGCCGCGCCTGAAATCGAGAAAGGACGATGGTTGATCTTCCGGTCGAGCGTCGTCTCGATCCTCTGCCATTCGTGGCGGGCGGCCAGCTCGAACCGGACAGGCCCCGCCTGCAGCGTCTCCATCAGGAAGAGCGCCGTATTGGCGGTCTCGCTTTCGGGCAGGAAGGCTTTCTCGCCGACCGCGCTGAACTCGCTGTTGGAATGCTGAACGCCGAACACCCCGCGCAAGCCGCCAATCGGCTTGTGGGTCAGCTCGAAGCGGAGATCGTGCGCCTTGTTCCTGAAGGTCGTGGCGACCTCGTCCTCCTCGATCTCGTCATGCTCATAGTCGGTGAAGGACATGCGGAAGCGCATCTTCTCGAAGCCCGGCAGCAAATCGCGATACTCGCCCCGGATGTCGAAGCGCTCGCTCCTGAGCTTCACGAAGGGCACTTCCTCATGCTCATGTTCATGGTCGTGATCGTGGTCATGATCCTCCTCGTCATGCCCGTGTCCGCCGCAGTGCAGGCTGCTGCCATGGGGGTGGCAGTCCTCATATTCGTGGCTGTGGCCAGGCAGCCCATATTCGCTGCGCTGGCGCGTGTAGGCCGCGCCGAAATAGCCGTCCGGGCCGACCCAGGAGCCGCCGACGCTGACAGTGGAGGTGTCGTTGTAGGAACCATCGACATGCTTGTCTCCGAACCGCTTCGGCACCCGGTAATCGTCCGACCTGCGATGGACGCCCTCGACCCGGAAGGCGAATGGCCCGATCCCGGCGGTCAATCCGCCGACCAGCGAGCGTTCGTCGTCCGCGGTGCCGAGGCGGCCTTCCACCGCGCCCGAGACGCCCCCTTCGGGAATCGCGGTCGGCACCTTGTCGTCGAGCAGGTTGATCGCGCCGCCGATGGCGCCCCCGCCGTAAAGCAGAGTGGCAGGCCCGCGCACCACTTCGATCCCGCGCAGCAGAAGCGGCTCGGTGGTGACGGCATGGTCGGGCGAGATCGCCGAAGCGTCCTGGATATGAGAGCCATCGGAAAGCGACTGGACGCGCGGCGCGGTCTGGCCGCGAATCACGGGCCGGCTGGCCCCGCCGCCGAAATTGTCGAAATTGATGCCGGGCTGCCCGGCAAGCGTGTCGCCCAGCGTTGCCTGGCGCCGATGCACCAAATCCTCGCCCGAGAGAGTGATGACCGGCGTCGCGGTCTCGTCCGCCTTCTGTTCGAGCGCCGAGGCCGTCACCACGATGTCGCGATCTGCGGTGCTGCCGGCCTGGGCGGAAGCCAATGCCACCTGCGGCGCCATTGCCGGAATCGAGGCTGCGGAGAGGAGAAGGACACGAATTTTCACGGAGAGCACCTTATTCTGCTTGAGACAGAGGGTCTGTTAGGTGACGTTATATCATAACTCAAGCAGGATTCTGAACCCACATGCCCGACAATGATTTACAACGCAGCTCCGGCCAGCGCCCGGCCAATGTCATCGAGGGAGCGGCGGTGTCCGTATCGCTGCTCTGCCTGATGCATTGCCTGGCGCTTCCGATCCTGCTGCTGCTCCTTCCCGGCGCCCTCGGTCTTTTCGCCCGGTCGGATGCCTTCCATTATGCCGCTCTGGCGCTGGTCGTTCCCGCCGCGCTGGGGGCATTCTGGCTTGGCTACCGCAAACATCGCATGCGCCGCCCCGCCATCCTGGGCCTTGCCGGCGCAGCATGTCTTGCCATCGCCCTGCTTCCAGGGGTCGGAGAAGGCGGCGAATTGTGGTTCACCATCGCAGGGAGCCTGCTTCTGATCGCAGGCCACGCAATGAACTGGCGGCTCAGAAGCCATGCGGCCTGATCGGACCGTGTCGCAAGGTGGAAAGGCTCGCATCCCGAGCTTGCATGAGCCACTTCTAAAGTTATGATATAACATATCTCATTCGGATTGAATAAGGCAGGATCATGGTATTGACCCAATTGCGGAAACGGGCCGCGGGCAAGGAGGCGCACTCGCTCGCCGGAGCAGCGACGGCAGTGCTTGCTTCCTGCCCTACCGCGCTTCGCCAGATTCACCATCGGCATACGGCACTGGCGATCTGGCGGCGCAGACTTGCCGGCGACGTGGCCCGCGAACTGGCAAGCCTCATATTGGATGATGTCGACGACATGATTTTCGCAAGCGAGAGCGGCGCGCTGGAAGCAGCGCTGGCCGGGGCCATGGAGCAAGCGGGCTATCCCGATATGCCCGCGCTCAGGGCCGATATCGCCATGCTCGCGCGCCAGCACGCGGCAATCACGGACGACCGCCACGCAAGGATCAGGCTGGAGGTGGTGGAAACCGACTCCTGCCGGAAGTTCCACGCCGATTATGTGAAGGTCAGGACCATCACCACCTATCTCGGCCGGGGAACGCAGTGGATCGAAGCGGAATCGGCCGAAGGCGCGCTTGCGCCGGATGGGCCGGGGATCGAGCAGGTGGCGACAGGCTCGGTCGCAATGTTCAAGGGACGTCTCTGGCAGGAGAACCCGACGATCCTGCATCGCTCGCCGCCGATAGGAGATTCGGGAGAGCAACGGCTGGTGCTGGTGATCGACCCCGCTCCGGCCCAGGATGAAATGCGGATCGGATCGGGAAGATCATGCATGTGAAGCCGGGCATTGAGGCAGCCGGCTCCGGCTTCATCGGAGATACTGGCTGGGAGAAACACCGAAGGCGCGCCGGAACATCGCGCTGAAGCTGCTCGGGCTGTCATATCCTACTTCGAAGGCGACCTGGGCGATGGGCGTCCCCGACGACAGCAGCGCCATGGCTTCCATCAATCGCGCCTGCTGACGCCACATGGCGAAGCCGATGCCCGTCTCCCGCCGGAATGCGCGGGTGAAGGTTCTTCGCCCCATCCCGGCGATCCTGGCCCACTCATCTATATCGCGTGGATCGGATGGCCGCTCCAGAAGGGAACCGCAGACCCGCAGCAGACGGGGGTCGTCGGGCATGGCGAGTTCGTGCTGCGATCCCGCAACCTTGGCAAAGGCTGTGTTTGCTCCATAGAATTATTCTACTTCTTCAAAAGAAAACCGAAGAAAATCTAGCAAGTTTCAAAGGATTTACAATCATTTATAGGTTACTACAATATTTACCAGATAAATTAAGCTACGCGGGCCATTCTCGAATAGTATGACTCTTCCTCTTGTTGTCGCTCGGAAAATCGGGGCCGCCAGCGCCCCGCGCAGTCGCGACACGGCGCCTGATCCCGGTCGATAGATAGCGCAACCACGGCATTGGCGGGCATACCGGCGCTGAAGCCCCGCCGCCAAGGGCGTCTGACAAATCCGATGATGGGAATGCGATAAGGGGCGGCCTGACGAGCTGCTGATCGGCTCCGTCGCGCAATCGGCCTGACGGATAGACCCCACGCTATGAGCGGCAAGGCGCAATGCGTTATGCAACCGCAGAGCCGACAGAGGAGCCATGGCCCCTTAATAATGCGGCAAGCTATTAATTAATGGTGAGTTCTGCTGGATTCGAACCAGCGACCTACTGATTAAAAGTGTGATTTTTCAGTAGTTTACTCCAATTCATTTTGCCTCATTCCGCTCGCTTGGTCAATGAATTTTCGACTCTTGGGCAATGCATTCCGGATCAGCGCATGTCACGGTCCATCATTCAAGCAAGGTGCCTCTGTTACCCTCCTGATGCCCGCGACATGCGTTCGATTGAGACTGCAAATCTGGAAAATGTCGCGCGGCACTTGGTGCGACTTGACCGCGAGGAGGTCGATCCAAAGCACCCCCCGGTGATGCAACATAACGTGGGAGAGGGAGCCTTGTCAGGGCGAAAGCGGGTTCAGTATCGTGATCGATAAATTGTCATTTTATAAATCATAATTTGCCACTATCATGATCGATAAAGGAGCGCGTTATCGATCATGCGGTGGAACTGGCAACAACCCGACTGGCCGAACTTCACCTATGATCCTGCGCGTCTGCGGGCGGCAGAGGAGCGATTCATACGAGGGTCAGGCGTTATCGTCGGCGCGCTGCTTCATGTGAATGGCGAGCAGAAACAGGCGCTGACGGTTGATCTTATAACTCAAGAGACGGTGGACAGCTCCGCAATCGAAGGGGAAATTCTCGACCGCGCGAGTGTCCAATCGTCCATTGCCAAGCATCTCGGCCTCAAAGCCGATCATAGGCGTGCGAACCCAGCCGAAGCCGGGGCGGCTGAGCTGATGGCTGACGTTTGGCGGACATTCTCCGAGCCGCTGACCGATCAGGCATTATTTGATTGGCACGGAATGTTGATGACCGGCAGGCGCGATCTTGCGAACGTTGGATGTTACCGTTCCAATCCCCAACCGATGCAAATCATATCCGGTGCGCTGCACGCGCCCCGCGTCCATTATGAAGCGCCGCCGTCTAGCCGCGTTCCGAAAGAAATGGCCGCCTTCATCGCATGGTTCAATGGTACGGCTCCGGGAGGCGCGAATCCGCTCCCTGTACTCACGCGTTCGGGTATCGCCCACATCCGGTTCGAATCGATTCACCCGTTCGAAGACGGCAATGGGCGTATTGGTCGAGCGATCGCCGAAAAGGCACTGGCGCAAACCATCGAGCAGCCGAGCCTCACCGCACTGGCCGAAACCATTCACCGGCACCGCAAGGACTATTACGAGCATCTGCATCGCGCCAGCACAACCAACCAGATTGACGAATGGCTAGCATGGTTCGCTGACATCGCGCTCGAAGCGCAGCAACGCACCCTGACGCGCGTTCGGTTCCTCATCGCCCAGACGCGGATGCTCGATCGGCTTAGCGGCCACATCAACGAACGGCAGGAGAAGGCATTGCTCCGCATGTTCGCCGAAGGCCCCGATGGCTTCAGGGGCGGCCTCAGCGCCAAGAATTATCGGACGATTACCGATGCCACGACTGCGACGGCAACGCGCGATTTGGCCGAACTTGTGAGGCTTCGGGCTCTTCGCCGTGAAGGCGAAAGGAAATCGAACTCGCTACTACCTCGTCTTGGATGAACGATAATCCAGGCCAAGCGAAATTCCCGTCTTGGGTTGAGCTACACCTAGGATTTCCTTTGAGATTTCGCTGACCGGGTGATTATTGAGCTGCCATCGCAAACGATGGAGCAGATGATATGGACAGCATTTTCCTTACTCGCGCCGATTTGAAGAAACGGGGCATCAATATCTCGAATACAACGATGTTGCGCTTGGAGGCGAAGGGCCAACTCCCGAAGCGGCGCTATCTGACTCCGAGAACTGTCGTCTGGAACCGAGCGGAGATCGACGAATTTGCAGCGCGGTTGTTCGAGGATAGTGGCGGCAATGAAGATCGCTAGGTCGATACGGCCTGCACTTTTCCGTCTCAGGTCATCCGCAACCTAGGATTTTCTTTGAGATTTGGTCAATCAGGTGATTATTGAACTGCCATTCGAAAGGATGGCAGATGACAAAAGCTCTAACAAACAAGACCTTAGAAGCACTGAAGCCGACCGGAAAACGCTACTCGGTGCATGATGCACATTGCCCCGGCCTTTCCGTGCGGGTGAACGCGAACGGTACGAAAACCTTCACAGCGAGCTATCGCTATGGCCGGAAGCAACGACGCCTGACGATCGGCCGCTATCCAATCATCAGTCTCGCCGAAGCCCGCGATAAGGCGCGGGCAGCATATCGGGAGATTCTGGAAGGGGTCGATCCGCAGGCTGTTCGCCGTCGCAAGAACATGAACCTGCGCGAAGGCGTGGATGCATTCATCGAGCAATATGCCAAGCCGCGCAATCGGTCATGGCGGGAAACCGAACGTGTTTTGACGCGCGAACTCGTGACCCGCTTCGGTGAACGCGATCTGCCCCTTATGACGCGCGCCGACATTCTCGAAGCCGCCGATGCCGCCATTGCGCGTGGCGCGCAATATCAAGCCAATCGAATCGTCTCTTACAGCCGCAAGATGTTCAACTGGTTCCTCGAACGCGGGATGATCGAAACCAGTCCGCTCTTGGGCGTTCGCGCACCCATGCGTGAGCAGTCACGGGATCGGGTGTTGACGCGCGATGAAATCACGCGGCTGATCGGCGGATGCCGGACCGAACCTTTCCCTTTTGGTCCCTACACCCTGTTGCTTTTGGCAACAGCCCAACGGCGTAGCGAAGTTGCCAATATGCGGTGGTCGGAAATAGATTGGGAGCGGAACGTCTGGGAACTGCCCGCTGCCCGATCGAAGAATGGCAAGGCGCATGAAGTGCCGTTGTCGCCGTTCGCCTTGGCTATCCTCAAGGACATCCCCCGATTCGAAGGCTCGGACCTTGTGTTCACGACAACGGGCTATTCCCCGATCAGTGGGATCACCAAGATGGTCCTGCGCATTCAGGCCAAGTCCAAGACCGCAAATTGGCGCCTCCATGACCTTCGCCGCACGGCTGCATCGGAAATGGCCCGCATGGGCATCGCGCTGCAAGTCGTCGAGAAGGTCTTGAACCACGTATCGGGCACGATTTCGGGCGTGGTGGCGGTCTATAATCGCTACGGCTATGATCCTGAAAAGCGGGATGCTCTGAACAGATGGGGGGAATTTCTTGAGGAACTTCAAGGCGGAAGCGCAGAGCCTGTTTGATGCTCAAACCATGGCCGAATTGGCGGACATCCTCGGCATAACCGGCGATACGGCCATAGCAGCCTTCCAGATCGGCCTGATCGACCTTTGCGCACATTATCGGGAAGTGATCTCGACGCTGCCCTGCGACTTGCCGGACGCGCCATTCAATCTATCGTTGACCAAGCGCGCGGATTGGCTGGATGTGAACGTCATCAACCCATGTGAACGCGTGCAAGCAGCGATTGGTGAGGATATGCGCCCGATGTTCTCGACATGGCCCTATCCGCTGTCGATCCCAGTATTTCGTGACAACACGACTATGGCGCGCGAACTTGCCGACCTGTTGCAACAGGCGACCAAGCTCAGGGATCAGCTTCGCGGGCAGCAGTCAGACGATGCCGGGCACAGTCAGGAATTGAGGGCGGAGGTGTTTGCATCGGTCGCGCGCCTGCTGCGCGAGCATTGCCCGTCCGTGAACCCCAACAGAGGCGTCTATGACCCCGAACTACGCCGCCGCGTCGGGGTCTATGTGGACGCGTTCCGGCTGATCTTTCGCAAGATCACCGGCGTCGAAGAGAACCTCGATCGGTTGATTTGCGGGGAGATTTCGCTGCCGTCATAGGTGCCTGTGCACATTGGAACGGAAACGCCGTTTCTCTGTGCCATCGGCTCTGTAGAATCTCTTCGCCGTCTGGGAATATTTCGTTGCCGTCGATGACGACAATGGAAGGAAAATCTCATGACGGCCTTAAATAACAACAAGATACTTCTGGTACGCGGCGACTTGTCGCGCCTTGGTATTAAGCTCTCCAACACCACCATGCTCCGGCTTGAGGCGGCGGGCAGGTTTCCGAAACGCATCCGCATCGGAGCGCATTCGGTCGCTTGGCTGGCCTCCGAAATTCATGCCCATATCGAAGCGCTTGCAGCGGCGCGGGAGGCGGCATGATGATCTTCGATTACAGAGGTGAAAAGATCGGCTTCGGTGAGCCGCTTATCAACAATGTGGTGCACATCGACTTCGAAGTAATCTCCACGTGTCGATGCTGTGGAACCGAGATCGAGAAAGCAGAAAAACGGATGGGGTTTGAGACCAACCTTCCGTTTGAGGACATCCAGCAATGGTTGGGGACCACCGGGGCCATAACCCGCATCATGGATTTGGTTCAGATGGAGGCGAAGCGTGTAGGAGCGGTTCGTGATGATTCCGAGGGAGGCGACGCATGACGCGATTCCTT contains:
- a CDS encoding TonB-dependent receptor domain-containing protein, whose product is MKIRVLLLSAASIPAMAPQVALASAQAGSTADRDIVVTASALEQKADETATPVITLSGEDLVHRRQATLGDTLAGQPGINFDNFGGGASRPVIRGQTAPRVQSLSDGSHIQDASAISPDHAVTTEPLLLRGIEVVRGPATLLYGGGAIGGAINLLDDKVPTAIPEGGVSGAVEGRLGTADDERSLVGGLTAGIGPFAFRVEGVHRRSDDYRVPKRFGDKHVDGSYNDTSTVSVGGSWVGPDGYFGAAYTRQRSEYGLPGHSHEYEDCHPHGSSLHCGGHGHDEEDHDHDHDHEHEHEEVPFVKLRSERFDIRGEYRDLLPGFEKMRFRMSFTDYEHDEIEEDEVATTFRNKAHDLRFELTHKPIGGLRGVFGVQHSNSEFSAVGEKAFLPESETANTALFLMETLQAGPVRFELAARHEWQRIETTLDRKINHRPFSISGAAVWDIDGDYSLALSLARSQRAPNVQELYARGVHLATNTYELGTATLGKETAKSIDLTFRKTAGATTFTIGAYHQDFDDYIFADTLDQFEDFRLIRYTAADAKFTGIDGEIRHQFTPDFAVSAFGDYVRARFKSGLGNLPRIPAARLGVRVDGKWGPLSADVEYYHVFEQDRIAAFETRTSGYDMLNATLAYKLELGPSANVELFLRGTNLANELAFNHASFIKNASPLRGRNFVFGLRAGF
- a CDS encoding MerC domain-containing protein, which encodes MPDNDLQRSSGQRPANVIEGAAVSVSLLCLMHCLALPILLLLLPGALGLFARSDAFHYAALALVVPAALGAFWLGYRKHRMRRPAILGLAGAACLAIALLPGVGEGGELWFTIAGSLLLIAGHAMNWRLRSHAA
- a CDS encoding DUF1826 domain-containing protein, which produces MVLTQLRKRAAGKEAHSLAGAATAVLASCPTALRQIHHRHTALAIWRRRLAGDVARELASLILDDVDDMIFASESGALEAALAGAMEQAGYPDMPALRADIAMLARQHAAITDDRHARIRLEVVETDSCRKFHADYVKVRTITTYLGRGTQWIEAESAEGALAPDGPGIEQVATGSVAMFKGRLWQENPTILHRSPPIGDSGEQRLVLVIDPAPAQDEMRIGSGRSCM
- a CDS encoding AraC family transcriptional regulator; amino-acid sequence: MPDDPRLLRVCGSLLERPSDPRDIDEWARIAGMGRRTFTRAFRRETGIGFAMWRQQARLMEAMALLSSGTPIAQVAFEVGYDSPSSFSAMFRRAFGVSPSQYLR
- a CDS encoding Fic family protein, producing MRWNWQQPDWPNFTYDPARLRAAEERFIRGSGVIVGALLHVNGEQKQALTVDLITQETVDSSAIEGEILDRASVQSSIAKHLGLKADHRRANPAEAGAAELMADVWRTFSEPLTDQALFDWHGMLMTGRRDLANVGCYRSNPQPMQIISGALHAPRVHYEAPPSSRVPKEMAAFIAWFNGTAPGGANPLPVLTRSGIAHIRFESIHPFEDGNGRIGRAIAEKALAQTIEQPSLTALAETIHRHRKDYYEHLHRASTTNQIDEWLAWFADIALEAQQRTLTRVRFLIAQTRMLDRLSGHINERQEKALLRMFAEGPDGFRGGLSAKNYRTITDATTATATRDLAELVRLRALRREGERKSNSLLPRLG
- a CDS encoding helix-turn-helix transcriptional regulator, with amino-acid sequence MDSIFLTRADLKKRGINISNTTMLRLEAKGQLPKRRYLTPRTVVWNRAEIDEFAARLFEDSGGNEDR
- a CDS encoding tyrosine-type recombinase/integrase — translated: MTKALTNKTLEALKPTGKRYSVHDAHCPGLSVRVNANGTKTFTASYRYGRKQRRLTIGRYPIISLAEARDKARAAYREILEGVDPQAVRRRKNMNLREGVDAFIEQYAKPRNRSWRETERVLTRELVTRFGERDLPLMTRADILEAADAAIARGAQYQANRIVSYSRKMFNWFLERGMIETSPLLGVRAPMREQSRDRVLTRDEITRLIGGCRTEPFPFGPYTLLLLATAQRRSEVANMRWSEIDWERNVWELPAARSKNGKAHEVPLSPFALAILKDIPRFEGSDLVFTTTGYSPISGITKMVLRIQAKSKTANWRLHDLRRTAASEMARMGIALQVVEKVLNHVSGTISGVVAVYNRYGYDPEKRDALNRWGEFLEELQGGSAEPV
- a CDS encoding helix-turn-helix transcriptional regulator; translation: MTALNNNKILLVRGDLSRLGIKLSNTTMLRLEAAGRFPKRIRIGAHSVAWLASEIHAHIEALAAAREAA